The genomic segment AGGTCCTGTTTGTACATGTAACTCAGGAATATATTTGTTACAATGAGGTCTCACTTTGTCAGTGCAACCAGTTTTGAAATTCTTttccagaattattttttaaatcattGACAGATGTTTATCCAGATCACAACTCTGGACAATATTACCTTTCTGTTGACTTTAGAATACTGAGCTTCATGATATGTACTTCCCATTTACATAGGACTAGCCTAATCTCTTGGggcagcaagacagacaagcaCCAAGAATTTGTATATCTgcctgaattattttttgacatatCAGAAAGAAAACGCCTTCAATctgttcaccccagttccctgtagagaggtccacactcaccattcataacaatgggtttggggtaaaccattgtggtgaaagggtaaagtgTTATCTTGGTCTGCAGTGTAcagcaaagggggggggggaagaagACTTATGACaagttttctatttgttttaaGTGAGTCAGCAAATTCTGTTTTTCAAGTTTTCTTGGGATTGtctttttgtaacatttacacatttcatgtgaGGCTAACCAGTCCACACTTAAAATGATGTGTGGATCATGCCAAATTGCAAAGAAGGAATGGTTTCAAGGCCTGGCCCTCAGAATCTGACATCTCAGTACCTTTCCGATGTTGAGCAAACCCACTCAATAAGTTATAAAGTTCATTGCTAGTATTGTAGGTATTCCATTAGAAGCAAGGAGTGCGCCACCGAAGTTttgctgctgatgtgcagccTGCTCTGAAGGTTatttctgattggtcgattgtcaatATTAACAGTAACTTACAAAGTATAgttgtattatttaattataacaGTAAAATTCAGCCAACCAACTAGATAACAGCTTCCaagacgctgcacatcagcccaaGTTTTGCCAAGTCATACACTTTAATACTTTTTTaataccttctcgtgtctatttatagacagagaaggtattagagttgaaaaccagtatgctggtgtcaactacttccgtctgtcaatacttccgtctgtcaagatccgttgacgtcatgccattgtgatgggtcatatcataaattggtgggggtgttcatggttcaggttgaggtgcaggagaacgattttgagctgtgacaaaaatcaaaagggacttagcatgcttagcggcatagccacagtgttaagcctttctccaaggttcttagttgactacgatctattacagactactgagctgacgttatgggtactcactttgtgtttgctcactctttgtgcgctagtgtttggtactgagttgcgtggatatcccctcatggcctcacgtgatatgggcctgttgcataatctgcagatggtcatatcatatgcctctgagtactcgagtctgaaaacggtcattgtgtttagcctgtcggcattttccttgcattttttctcattaaattttgcaaaatatcggcgagtacctcaatatttcaagataactctttcttcccaatcgttttctggagtttcagagtcatatgaacgaaaatgagtgaaagttttagacaggaaaatcggacgtcggccatgttcaatgtttacagtacaatcagaagtttatgtggaggaaataactaacaaacactattcatgatgcccgccctctagaggcagaccttcctatatgaagtaccacatttgatgcttgtggaaagcttgaccacacaaaggagcattttaacttttagaaaatgacaaattgagtaagaaggtattctgaaaatgtcaaatactgaggaaaaatgcgcaaatattcaaaataaacaggttaactgactggtcagctataaaaaacaatgaaaatgtttatgatcaaaagtttttgagatgcgcacattttaacaaatacagaaattattaacattataatataagaccaaactattttttcagggatgggacaggttggaaatgaggggtgagagacaaaggcactcctattgctgcatgtggatgcagccacaccatttcatttacagcatacttattcactgtgttgtgttcaagttccatattgtactgactgtcatacaatgataacataagcaaagcaaatcaaattagaaaaggatcaatgctgttgtgtgtattttgctgaacatggctgattttaatatttcgccctatatatttggtatccagcaaaggcatattttgatgttaagtcaaaattaacactacattgcggacaatatatgttaccgtttctgcatgaacttttcttttttaaattatagtatagtagtactttgaacagattaacaattatcgtgatgtcaacccataattttacatcacaaagactgtaattctgccaattttttttatttttcagtcattttataaattttgcactgaacaagatgattgaacaaattgcaatgtttgaatttgtaaactcaaagaataaaaatcctttggtcacagattaaattattttttgaaaagaaatttactcttaaacacttttagcatatattctttacacggtcatgtatttcaaggaaaatatgcctattaaaaacagtaatttcttcactttcaattttttttcaatactgtgacaattatcagccatgaggttttacaaacacaagaccagataagcgtttttcatcatttccacaggactctttggaaatccattaaaaacagttaaaagtaacttaaaatgatcacttggtatacatttaatttacagatgccaggttgtgtatttcacatgcactcacgtcagtagggaagtgcgtcattactattttggactgttaattcttatttctgaattatttaacttttttttccacattgaactatctttaggcagttttatactgtagcttagaatttttttgattgatgtatttaatcatcttttgggttctttgggtccatatcccacttcatgcccctacatcatcaactatttaccagcaactccatgccaacaaccaattacctgacctggccacacattagagaaggtacagcgtcattgacggtattttttaataCTTTAATACTGTGTTTAAAATGTGTCTGTACTCTGTAGCCAAGTGCACAAGATTGCCACTGACAAACATTCAGTTTTTGGAAGTTTAAATACAGGGGGCTTTGGATATTCAAATTGATCAACACATATGTGCCAGGTCAAATGTAGACTACTGGTATTAAccgtttgagtgctgtaatttttccccaccaaaattttagtgcagcattttaccaatctttatgactttttctgtctttgttttgataattttggagcaaatggacatcacattcaATTAGctgcagtttttgatcaaaattttggcaaaaatctgacaaaatttaATTGAGGTATAATttgtaaaggcgacaaaaattgactttggtgctcaaagggtttaaggtagaatgtgcctcagagacagatattcagattctaGAACTCTTccaaatattcttttggcctaccacttgtgggggctcattttgaagcttatggagtaaataaagttttcaccggcttagttttttgtgAAACTTAGGAATTCACAGGTAGTAAAAGAGGCAGCCATAAACATTGCTTTCGCATATTATCTGTAGAGTGGTTGTTCTCACTAAAATGAATGGTgataatttttgatgaaaaggtTATGCACTCTGTGAAAGTATAAAATCCTTGGATGActgatgttttgtttgtttaaacaACACATAAaggaaaatggtgaaaaagaaGCATGGCTGTCCTTTTTTTCTCCAAGTATTCACAATATCTGGCAATGTACAGCAGTCCAGAATATTACATCTGATTTGTATGATGTTGTTATATTGCAACTTAGAGTCTGAAACTAGGGTTAGTCTCtactgattggctgttttgacGCAATTCAGGGAGGACAATAAGTTTAGCCAACCAAATGACTTAAAGTTTCCAAGACGCTACACATTAGCCAACTAATGTTTTGTCTATATCATTGTTATTTTATCCTGAGGTCATATGAAAACCAATCTTTACTATTGCTGACCTTTGTGAAGACTAGTATAAAATGgtgtatttttgttcattttcaaaattatatccTTTACTTTGTGTCATTTTCCATTCCGTTCAGTATCTTGCATATAGCTTCACTGTATGACCAAAtcatattgtgtatattgtgtaatatttaaaaaacttgagaatgagaaaaaatgaataacattttttagatttcttttttttttttggctcaGGACAAGAAAGACAAGTTCTTTAATACTACTTGCATACTATAACTATGCCTACCTGTAGGAAAAATGTATGCATGAAAAATACATTGGTACATGACTTTGATTAATAAAATTCctcatttgacaaaaaattatgGTTTTGTGTGACTTGTTTACTTTCACTGTGATCATCAATTGTGATCTCCATGTAAACTGACATACTGGGAACAGAACATACTCCCTGGGACTGGCTTCACTCCTAAGAAGTCCTTGCTAAGACCTGACAACTTGGCacaaagaaaatttgaccaTCGACAGTCGTTTGTGCCATTTTCATTGCTGCAGTAACACTGCACTTGACAAGGCTGGGTCAAGCGCAGGTGTCTGGTGTGCCTTTGGGACTCTCAGTTATATTTTTGGCATTCCCAACTTCAATGCTATGATGCTTGCAAACCCCACACCTAACCCAACGCTATGTGCAAGAGACTATACCAATAATAGAAaagaaaaggcacaagggactgtcgagagtttgaaagaaaatgtacCGTGGCCTGCATATGTCCCCAGTTTGCTCAGCAAGTCCAATTGAATTCAGTGCGCTCAGTTATGATATACGGCGTAATTGgtgaaaagtcattaaatatacaaatgagcttaTTATCAACACGCCACACCCATCAAACTTTCAGCATAAATATGAGCCATTCACCTCAGTACAGTAAAATACTGTGTATCTAGTTTTGACTTGTTGTCCAATCATAgttattcattaaatatgcaaatgtaggcCTACTATCATATGTCATGCTCATCAAACTGTTAGCAAAAACTAAATCTAAGTATGACAAATGTACCTCAGAACTTCGATCAAATTCAAGGCagtcagctttgatatttggccaGTAGTGGAAATGCCTTGTGTTTTGCAGCTTAgtttttgacataaatgtcCAGACTGAGAGGACATTAAATTAGTGTCGTTGTATGAAAGTACAAGTATTCAACGGATTGCCCGAAAACCACTTTGTAAAAGAAACCTACTTTTTCAGCACATAATATCCGATTTGAAAAGGCTATGTGGATATCGTGAACTGAAGGTATGCAAACATGACTATACAGTGATTTGTCGATGGATTACTGGTCTGTGAAAACTAACGTCCTAGCCACAGGGGCGAAGTGAACTGGGTAGTTTCGATAGCATGAAATGTGTAGAGTGTTACCTACAGGCAAGACAACTTCTAGTCAAAAGTAAAGGGATCGTTGTGACGTTCACTTTAATATTAGTGCATTTTCCTCGTACCAAGCTTGAATGACATCGGTCAAGGCATGTCTGAATAATTGGCTTAAAGATACAAAAATGCTGGCTAGCGGCCATATAGGATTTCATAGCAAAAGAAAACGGTCATAATTATATTATCCTTGAGTCGCGTTACGTTTGAAAGAGTTATGTTTTCACCTGCCAGAGAGGGCGCTGGACGCAGTGAAGAATGTATTGACAGACGGAGACTTCGAGAAGAATGCACcttgaatgcattcatatgatgatctttgtaattaaacagctatttttatagtttttttttcagacaagttgcattgtaattttaacgcatttACATTATGTagacttgttttatttgcgaccatgttgaaataaatttatctttttcaaaaaaaagacaGACGGAGCCTAAACTGTGGAGACTGGTGAGCAAGCCCGTACACATATTGACACGAACCGTAAAAAAAATTGCCGGAAAGAGAGTACATGTTCACGTGAATGCATGTTTTCCGACCCAAGGGAACgcgtttttgtaaagtgaagtGATTGATCGAAAAAGTGACTCCATACTTGGATACTGCTCTCATTATAACCAGCGGCTTCATACACAACAGTTGCTTATTCAGATATATTCTGATATAAGTTTCACACGGAGACACGACATTTCAATATAGTACTAGTGTAACACAACACCGTTGAAAACGCCACTTCTCAATTCTATTTATTTCAGTGATAAAGATACCATTTTTAAAGTACGACTAACAAAGAAATACCAGCTGTTAGTTTAAGTttatcaatatatataataGCTCATCTACATGCATTGGAGATATCTAATGGCCGCCAcaatcaaattttaatattatatCGTCATCATGGAAAGAAATTGCACAGTATTTAATTCGCTTCTATTACGACAATAAATGGAGTCGAAATAATGTTCTGCATTATAACCactataaatgtaatatttcacttgaaacaaacGTAAGCttatatgaagaaaaaaatgactattttattttgcattatctatccttaTCCTAAAATGGCTTGGGTTGAAAGATTGactctcaaaaaagtgattaaaaacatgattagcaaacTTAAAATGcctgttattcaaaatttaagaacattgccaaacaaaatagtggttttgttatatagcatttaaagaacataatgagtaaatttcagaaaatttgacccagccagagtgtagttaaattctttggaaattttgaaattgggagaaaagagaagccagaaaatcgggtgatttgcatacatttgcataaattaaaactTCTTTATCTAGCAACTCACGACTGCtggacaagctaaaaggtgaacaaaatcaatattttaatcttgggttaagaaattaattaaagttgaatgaatatttgcaaaaaagtgattttgagcaaaatacgctgtgttgggtgcagtgccctcttAATCCAGCCACTACGCCGATTTCACAGAGAAGTTTCACATCGCATCTGTCGCTCTCCCATAAGTCGCACGCTGACAAATTCTTCCGGTCATTGGAGTTATACAGCCGCATCTAATGACGATAAGAGAGATTTTCACATATTAGAGAGcatgtttttttgaaagaaggTGCAGTCATCTAAAGTTGCGAACAGATAATTGTAAGAATTGTGTAATATAAACTCAACTATCATATCGAAAAATGAATAACTTACACTGACCTCTTCAACGAGGTTTTCCGAAAACTTGCAGTTCACACAAATATATAGCTCTCGTTTCGCCTGTCTTCATAATTGTAACGTATCTACCAATGGCAGAATCCGATGAGCATTGGCTGATTATTTCTCCTCCACTCCAGTAAACATTTCTCTGATAATTAACACACTCTGTATCGCTTTCAGTGGAGTCACCCGTGCCGACGAGAATTCTTGTGGTTCTGTAGACACCTTCAATAAGGATAGGAAACACTGCGATGTAAATAATGCCTATTATAATCGACCAGACTGACTGTGTTCGAATTCACGCTGTGCACACAACAGCAtctttcaggtagaatgcgcctcggtgacagatatttggtctctcaaacttttacaattcttttttgatccacccacttgttggggttcattttgaagctctttgaataagaaaaactttccaccgtcttagtttttcgaaaatcgaatattttattttctgtgtagacagcacagggatggtggccattttgaatttcaaatatcggtaaatctttgataatttgtttctgtggtacgaaaatgatccccgatttttattcttgattttgaaagtgaacgattgaaatattccttgagaaaagtctaagcaaaagtttaagtctttcactttcgatacgcatactaccttaaagggcggtggtcgtcgcgctgcgcatgctgAGCTGAAAGTCGGTCAGTCTCGTCATCACTCACAAATTCTCATCTACAGCCAAAATTTGATGTGAAATAATTAATAGTCTTCCACCgatatgaatatgaaaaaacaTAGAGTAGAACCACACATCtcacaatttcattgaattAGACGTTTAAACAGTGAGCAAGGGTATTAGGCAGCGGATGTAAGACCTCAAATGGATGTGAGCACATCTGATTCAGCGCAAAGAATCGCTTCTACGCTTGGTGATTATTTCACGTCAAAATTTTCCCCGAGAGCTCTCAGTTCTCTACCAAACACCTAGCCACAAcatttataacctcattatagtATTGACAAAATATGGTGAACCTGCGATTTCAAAGGTTTAACAGGGGGAACATATTATGCAGATGTAGGGGCCAATGTTTTAACACACATATTAGTATTATTACTGGTACTCGAACTCGTGCAAGCACTCTTTACCGCGTATACTGTATGCTGAGCGCTCAATAGCAATTCTCGGTGTCCTATCGGCGGAGGGACCGCTTTTCTGTTGCTATATCACCGAATTGACCAGCTCTATACTGCAAATTTACCAGAGTCTTCGGTGTTTTTCACTTTGTTAGTAACAAAATCAGCGAGGAGAACGCAAACATTTTGGCAGACGACATTTTTGGTATTTATGCCACAACCAATCCGATGCTCTCAAGGTCTCCAAATTTAATTATTATTCACCGTTCAGGGCCCGAGTCTTCCAGTTCAGACTGTTTTCCCTGGCTTTAGCTTATCGGAAGGCTGGATGAAGACTAGACAAATTATAATGCTGAATGTAATACTTACATCCAGCCCAGCTGATTGTACGGGAGCATCTAGATTTGGAGGCAAACACAAGTTTTACACTTGTGACAAGGTAATTTCGGCCTAGGTCAATCTTGAAAGCTGGTTCTTTGACAACACGTCCTGAATCAGTACACGTGTTTGGATCTCCATCCACAAGGTAAGGGTAGGTTTCCTCATCACCCGTTTCTAATCCAATCCCGATTACAGATCGATTAAAGGCGATGTTATCTGCAAtgttacatttgaaattcattaatGATTATACATTAAAGAGCAGTAGAATTCGATACTTGTCACTTCTGAGATAGGCTGCGATGTCACACGTTAACGGTAATGTTCAAAagtgtcatgagtgtcattgtATTGGAAGAGCAAGGCTGTTTGTTTCCTTTTATCGTATAATTATTATGCAACGTAACatagttaaagggacaaagtcggccatttttcatgaattttgtttgatacgagatactacttatattgtttgacatgttgaaagatactgaataaatgggtgaccatgcatatattcgacctaggtttttagacaaattaaatgaaaccatcgcaaaaatgaattaatggttatgaccattaattcgtttTCGCAGTGGTTCCATGTATCGTCTTTAAAACCaaggtcgaatatatgcatggtcagccattcattcagtatctttcaacatgtcaaacaatataagtagtatctcgtatcaaacaaaattcatgaaaaatggccgactttgtccctttagaGTCAAATCCATATTTATGGCTCAATTCAACATCTTATAAGATACTATGTgtataaatcaaatgacaaAGATGTTTTGCAAGGATATCTGAAGATAGTGTCTCCtctttaaaatattatataaattatcTTCTATACTGCTTTTCTAATGATATTTCTCAAAGGTTGCCTGCAATTTTATGAGACAATAAACGTAACAAAGtgtctttttcaaatttattgggATTAAATCACTTGATATATGTGAAACCTGATGTTCATCTTCAAGAGACGGTATTCGAACATTTTCaaactaaatcaagaataaaaaccagcgaTCACCCCGCAAAGTGTGGCACTAGAGAAACGaattaatttatcaaaaatttatcgaaatttgaaatttgaaatggccgCCACTAGTGTGCTAACGCGGCggagaaaaagataaattttctattttcgaaaaaactcaaaaagcgacagatcagaaaagaattataaaaatttcgagtccaaatatttgtcccacgggcgcattctaccctaatACGATATTTTGACTATTTCATATTGACCGTCCAACGTAGTCGGCGAACTGATCTCGGCTGAGTCAAaataattttcctattttaaacaTAAAAAGTACAGGCACAGTAGGTCAACTTGTCTTACCTTCCATCACAGCTTCTGCGGAAACTTGAAATTCACACAGATATATGGCCCTCAAATCTCCCGTCTTTATAAGAGTAACATATCTACCAAGGACAGAATCCGACGAACATTCGCTTGTGACTGTTCCTCCACTCTCGAAAATATTTGTTGGAAAACTCACACATTCCGTGGCACTTTCAGTGGAGTTGTCCGTGCCAACGAGAATTCTAGCATCAGTGTAGGAACCTGTAATAGAAAAACTTTAATATAAGTGACGCCTCTTACAAAGGACAGACAAGGAAAACTACTAGAGGTCAATATCGATCGGACATACCATCAATTGTAAATTTCCCTTTAATAACGCTAGAATTCGGTATAAACCAATTCAGTTTCCCCGACATGCAAATCGTTTcatgctgcgagggcacataaactgatgtattcaggcaataatatttttatcacacGCCTCTTCACAGTTCACGCCGTATGACACAGGGCATTCTACAACAATTTTACATCGTTCACACTGCCCGCTAagtccccggatgttcctattcaaatcaatgcactggtTTGCActcatcgaggcatgtaataaatctCATTATTTCATTTAAAGAGAGGGATCGTCCCATCTGCGTCTGCGTGACtttcttgttgataaacattgccTCTTCCCAGAAAATGGCTGGTAATGGCGAGCAAATGCGAAGCAAAGTCAGCATTTGATGCATATTCACAGTTCACAGCTTTCGTAGCTCTCCAATCATGCAAGAGTTTGCCAAATAAGCTTAAACATTTATTGCGTCCCTTCGTTTGCATGAAATTGCTTCGACTGCTGTCACCAATTTCGTtacagcagccattttaaaattttggtaaTTTGCAGGAGATATTGGGGATATGTTGTGCATACCAACAGGCCCGTTGTATGAGCCCCCCATACGCACAGCCGACTCTCCCCTTTAACAAGAGGTCAGTGAACAGCAAGGGAAGACATTTGGTGAAAAAAGACCTCAAGGAGTGTTAGCATATTTGATTTCATCTGATTTCAAGCACCTGAGGCATGTCATAAATTCACTTGATGAGTGGTCAATTTTGAAACACTTACACCCAACCTGGCTGATTGTGTCGGAACATCCTGACGAAAACACAAGTTTTACACTTTTAACTAGATAATTTCCACCTAGATCGATCTGGAAAGCTGGATCCTCGACTGCTGGTCCTGAATCAGCACACGTCTTTGGATCCTCATCCACAAGGTAAGGGTAGGTGTCTTCACCACCCGTTTCCAATCCTATCCCAATTACAGATCGATTAAAGGTGACACTGTCTGAAATTTTATAATCATAGTTAATACAACAAAAacatgtcaaaagttacagttaatgaGGGATACCAATGGAAAATACACTACCATGAGATACACGATTTACCCATTATCAAATTGTCATGTTGAAAGAAATAATAGACACTGGCGTTCGTGAGCTGGGTAGCctgcttgatcgatcgatcgtcGCTCGCCCTATAGATTTCTCCGCCCTCTACCATAACTTAATatatttttactaaaatattttagTTGCGGTAGAGGGAAGAGCAACGGGCATGTGATCAATAGATCGAGCagacgatcgatcgatcaagcagactacccagctcacGAACGCCTGTGATAACAAAATCGTGACCAGTTTTACTTACAAGGTTCTCCGTACACTTCCAACTCACACAGATAAGTTGCCCTCTTTCCCGTCCCCCACTTCGCAATTGTGACAAATCTGCCCACAGTAGAATCCGATGAACAATCCCGACTGATGTCTCGTGCCTTCCTGAAAACATTGGTGGTGAACGTAACACATTCTGTGTCATTTTCCATTGATATACCGTCGCCGACTCGAATTCCTGAATTCCGATAGCTACCTTCAAGACATTAAGatttaatatatattaataACATGTcggttttgataatattttataatttgcatattgagaTGGGTTAGCACGGTTCATAATAACTGCACATACTTCAAGGAAATTGTTACTCACAACAAAACATCTGTCTATTTACCCAATTCTATAAGCCTACCGCAACAGAAGATGAATTTTCTGACGACCAAAGTCAATTCTATGCACGCTGGAAAAGTATCGATAAGTTTATGAAtatgttttcaatgataacTCTTGGACacttcaggtgcagccaacggagctattcatcgaaaaagctattccaggagcaatatttgagggcaggggaaattgtaattttgcttgggcaggggacatatttttaggtggcaggggagcaaattttagttttttgtcgggcagggcagatatcggttggttGTCCCAGGGAGAGGGCtttgcgaaaaacgaggagagggggagctacttttaaaaagggtcaggggaagttgagccatggtgtttccaggggaatttttttctcagggcaggggaaaatcgacagtttttttcatcacagggtagggtagctccATGTCTGCTGGGGAAacggaatgacaaaattttggggGAATTTTTTGCAGGGCAGGAGAAATAGACAAGTTTTTtccgccacagggcaggggggcttcaaaaattgacagtggggaggggaactGGCAACAATAAGTGGGGagagggtaaaaatgaagtgtGAGTGCGGGAGGGCAAGTCGAAACGTTTTCAGTGGGatggcaaattatgaacagctaattaattaccctcatgacttaaaattagtcagttcacattacttttcatgcacaatatatcttgtcatagtaaagacccctttaaaagtgcattgttcgttggctgcacctgacacTTACAACCTAACTTGCTGATTGTACGAGAGCAATCATTTGGAAACACAAGCCGTACGCCGGAAACGAT from the Ptychodera flava strain L36383 chromosome 2, AS_Pfla_20210202, whole genome shotgun sequence genome contains:
- the LOC139114331 gene encoding uncharacterized protein; this translates as MKALILILSVALCNASSTGNVALNRPVSGIRLLPGGEDTFPFLVDGDTTTCADTGPTAPNPALKIDLGQDFIVSGVRLVFPNDCSRTISKLGCSYRNSGIRVGDGISMENDTECVTFTTNVFRKARDISRDCSSDSTVGRFVTIAKWGTGKRATYLCELEVYGEPYSVTFNRSVIGIGLETGGEDTYPYLVDEDPKTCADSGPAVEDPAFQIDLGGNYLVKSVKLVFSSGCSDTISQVGCSYTDARILVGTDNSTESATECVSFPTNIFESGGTVTSECSSDSVLGRYVTLIKTGDLRAIYLCEFQVSAEAVMEDNIAFNRSVIGIGLETGDEETYPYLVDGDPNTCTDSGRVVKEPAFKIDLGRNYLVTSVKLVFASKSRCSRTISWAGCVYRTTRILVGTGDSTESDTECVNYQRNVYWSGGEIISQCSSDSAIGRYVTIMKTGETRAIYLCELQVFGKPR